The Colias croceus chromosome 18, ilColCroc2.1 genome has a window encoding:
- the LOC123699941 gene encoding zinc finger FYVE domain-containing protein 26 homolog isoform X2: MKEEELNYMLRLLEDLTPEIYDEIHKIYCNIEESKLVPPLTENVVQFFKQNLKKNPVTTSLILKYLQGNVDTKDSYKIQELYVEVLENEVVENNPDRLITILTLAKYDNFLPQFSSKILSFITSDTFNQHRKQILMSLVSQNLPELIQSASNIIHDKEAQKDFKLTAEYMIELCYDEKVHWLLKAAQIYKQQLHDMKTVTFQINNFTKQLLIMVLIDLTNCPETYDLTSLVNQLTNIFSILDTYTSLDKQLQFYLTEVKRELTLIKFCLENNCKIMTTSIFSQVLVQSALTVISQVCRLSKVDRYKVTQLLNMNNDFISELKVLSNKSTSKNKTSGINWDISIYNSYCTITKVIDIILDSSEDLANPEEINSCMEDIKRLVLSIQPLQSCIEVIENIFSCLFLRYEYLSCYEHNQDFPCGTHSECSYFYSKKQSKTSKDVKSLNTGFMCNSFITQILLDTLKICLENLTEKKEVINCTDVNVLARLKRLVDVVNHSIWKMQLVSTLSPNSSPIQLKLCMDYVEVDMSSEDEEHEFEVKVTRKKPKVRRRHTNPKPELEQAMLTSTISACDEAYSSKTTSIDFISIMLAKPNCLVALALYHNDFQKANQILEMFDLSDSEIATEVTFTEQLRHLISKLKNIVCYRDCSRYPTKELSALSVVSTEVMGLVEGFLAANRAPNSFDIIELGSRHPHLQLYNHQNSPFINAVDILISSGLNREITYGLINVVERKLAEVRSSTDVTSVKKINYIRFVEDIASVTFEIFGNTDKSFDFADNICALITDCRIPIKHKEFCKLNQLSKELRQCCLDLENLVVPQNFNKKDENLMQKYHQIYMNVVATSDKDICNIAEVTRNGTKKSRIHYLRKCYMYTKSVSQLEQENILKDSASSTETPYFAVLERHLHDIFGKMINNKDLPITFLEPICKKLNVNLIPKLILNFCPSISLVGSSKEATEENFNTLLHIVFDFKNPEEKLFVDPVADFAPLPRTPDPQCLTYVVLHNWVLAHIIKKIHTSLNETDMQQSIDARTKCLNKYMDLERFDHTKVLFNGNKYLASLHTLMDLNKLFTYMPKLIECGKISQCLKIIDALSERQVMSSANLNNLRDLILFKLATNSKVSHNWKYCQYLKCPELKVDLILNNLNCWPAEGALEVVDYLRFLFDKTAVEENLYKSCTDWLIKIPLYEQIASIMGCNHWYAIYEKSMENPEQIVEVLMDSQQFKLCLDWADIHNVTEHMKNLIVVNLLRQLFEYSNQATPAGVQDLLGRLSTSEALDLILGEMSKVRNVEILEVCLEYINNHSNSWRSFENLKVGLRIILEMDPSLRHLFWDLIEKPILMIEQLLMNGKLEILTDILNKISPNLKNDPNGDYLYYNMKTIETVMISQNSVDSLLRYYAEKALDMKNTRNTCPSPPKPWDDALLQSIDSINLEGVTRPFVMPELVPAKDQWVEDYTTDRCMLCKISNFSMIIRRHHCRRCGRLVCHACSRNRMQVPTYPSGVKFRVCDDCYIQTMNKKSSADQDNLITSSNSDSAASGITCMDWSLSTNAKKNDAVREEFNYEFTPNVTLCLSIMKMHTINLDYPRFLLDRSDELARELANGGCGDSRWLVRARRSLLLAAAELYSRALSDKPGGRVAETGAAHVSRCLSHAEAMATLVQHQAHHLVPHHGAHPSQIVRSLLEAEKWELALEIATKSGIPRTSVLAAWGKACLKAGCFREARRKFGLCFKNAPNIYVDMSEELEYGKEASESHFMNRKMNSLRSSERSVSMSSMQSEGRVRTNPPLLNEIINMLEEMNYPVNQQLLDKAETIKTTNEKLTSMNTSKKKLPLAEPALNIMHMLASVKKIKQGDYSDFQTATVQPKKSLAQGLLRRNNNHNEAKVDYQNKRLDPFFYKECVYYLSNYGSHVANIMFYMKHSSMVEVIRYCYDNVVDQETFTESVYMECMKKDKVNDMLRAMIEMDSTLEMWSFIVNYVNRFTINQAGVKKGTYLHTTVLSPDLVLIIEI, encoded by the exons ATGAAGGAAGAGGAATTGAATTATATGCTTCGTCTCCTTGAAGACCTAACACCTGAAATATATGAT gaaattcataaaatatactgCAACATTGAAGAGTCAAAATTAGTTCCACCCCTGACAGAAAATGTGGTACAAttctttaaacaaaatttaaaaaagaatccTGTTACAacatctttaattttaaaatatcttcaaGGAAATGTTGATACTAAGGATTCCTACAAGATTCAAGAGCTCTATGTAGAAGTATTGGAGAATGAAGTAGTTGAGAATAATCCGGATAGACTAATCACAATATTGACACTGgctaaatatgataattttttaccCCAGTTTTCAAGTAAAATTCTGAGTTTCATAACTTCAGATACCTTCAACCAACACAGAAAACAGATTTTAATGAGCTTAGTATCACAAAATTTGCCAGAATTAATTCAATCTGCAAGTAACATTATCCATGACAAAGAGGCACAGAAGGATTTCAAACTTACAGCAGAATATATGATAGAATTGTGTTATGATGAAAAAGTACATTGGCTGCTTAAAGCTGcacaaatttataaacaacaacTGCACGATATGAAGACTGTTacctttcaaataaataactttacaaAACAATTGCTCATAATGGTGCTAATAGATCTAACAAACTGTCCAGAAACATATGATTTAACATCTCTAGTCAACCAATTGACTAATATATTCTCAATATTGGATACATATACTTCATTGGATAAACAATTACAATTCTATTTAACAGAAGTAAAAAGAGAGCTTACTTTAATCAAATTTTGTTTAGAGAACAATTGCAAAATTATGACTACTTCTATTTTTAGTCAAGTGCTGGTGCAGAGTGCTTTAACTGTTATATCTCAAGTGTGTAGGCTTTCTAAAGTGGACAGATATAAAGTCactcaattattaaatatgaataatgatTTCATATCTGAATTGAAAGTACTGAGCAATAAATCAAcaagcaaaaataaaacaagtggTATAAATTGGGATATATCCATCTACAACAGTTATTGCACGATAACTAAAGTAATAGACATTATATTGGATTCATCAGAGGATTTGGCAAATCCAGAGGAGATAAATAGTTGCATGGAAGACATTAAACGTCTAGTTCTATCAATTCAGCCATTGCAAAGTTGTATTGAAGTAATTGAGAACATATTTTCTTGCTTGTTTCTGAGATACGAGTATCTGTCATGTTATGAACACAACCAAGACTTTCCTTGTGGAACACATTCAGaatgttcatatttttattccaaaaAACAAAGCAAGACATCTAAAGATGTTAAAAGTTTGAACACTGGTTTTATGTGTAACTCTTTCATAACACAAATACTTTTGGACACTTTAAAGATATGTTTGGAGAATTTGACTGAAAAAAAGGAAGTAATAAATTGCACAGATGTGAATGTCTTGGCTAGATTAAAAAGGCTGGTAGATGTAGTGAATCACTCAATATGGAAAATGCAATTGGTGTCCACCCTCTCTCCAAATTCGAGCCCAATACAATTGAAGTTGTGTATGGATTATGTAGAGGTGGATATGAGCAGTGAGGATGAGGAACATGAGTTTGAAGTTAAAGTTACAAGGAAAAAACCCAAAGTGCGAAGGCGACACACAAATCCAAAGCCTGAATTGGAGCAAGCCATGCTCACTTCCACAATATCTGCATGTGATGAAg CATACAGCAGTAAAACAACATCAATTGACTTTATATCTATAATGTTAGCAAAACCCAATTGTCTGGTAGCATTAGCACTGTACCATAATGATTTTCAAAAAGCCAATCAGATTTTGGAG ATGTTTGACCTATCTGATTCCGAAATTGCTACGGAAGTTACATTCACCGAGCAATTAAGGCATTTGATTTCAAAACTAAAGAATATCGTTTGCTATCGTGATTGTTCTCGATATCCTACCAAAGAGTTATCCGCGTTGTCTGTTGTTTCAACAGAAGTAATGGGACTGGTAGAAGGATTTTTAGCTGCAAACAGAGCACCAAACTCTTTCGATATAATCGAACTAGGTTCACGACATCCCCATTTGCAGCTTTACAATCACCAAAATTCTCCATTTATCAATGCTGTAGATATTCTAATCAGCAGTGGTCTCAATAGAGAAATAACTTATGGCCTCATTAATGTTGTGGAAAGGAAACTTGCTGAAGTAAGAAGTAGTACTGATGTCACCTCTgtgaaaaaaatcaattatataAGATTTGTGGAAGATATCGCCAGTGTTACTTTTGAAATATTCGGCAACACAGACAAATCATTTGACTTTGCTGATAATATATGTGCATTAATAACAGACTGTCGTATTCCCATAAAGCACAAAGAGTTCTGTAAACTAAATCAATTATCAAAAGAACTGAGACAATGCTGTTTGGATTTGGAAAATCTTGTGGTTCCTCAAAATTTTAACAAGAAAGATGAAAACCTAATGCAAAAATATCACCAAATCTATATGAATGTGGTGGCAACGTCTGATAAAGATATCTGTAATATCGCAGAAGTGACGCGAAACGGAACAAAGAAGTCTAGAATACATTATCTTAGAAAATGTTATATGTATACGAAATCTGTTTCGCAATTAGAACAAGAGAATATCCTAAAAGACTCAGCTTCGTCTACTGAAACACCTTACTTTGCAGTACTAGAGCGGCATTTACACGATATATTTGGCAAAATGATCAATAATAAAGATTTACCAATCACATTTTTGGAACCAATATGTAAAAAACTGAATGTGAATTTAATACCCAAGCTCATCCTTAATTTTTGCCCTTCCATTTCTTTAGTGGGCTCTTCAAAAGAAGCAACTGAAGAGAATTTTAATACGTTACTGCATATAGTGTTCGATTTTAAAAATCCGGAAGAAAAGTTGTTTGTTGATCCTGTTGCTGATTTTGCGCCCTTACCGCGTACTCCAGATCCACAATGTCTCACATACGTCGTGTTACATAATTGGGTATTGGCACATATCATTAAAAAGATCCATACATCGCTTAATGAAACTGATATGCAGCAAAGTATTGATGCTAGAACGAAgtgtttaaacaaatatatggaTCTAGAAAGATTCGATCATACCAAAGTATTATTTAACGGCAACAAATATTTGGCGTCATTGCATACTTTAATGGATCTCAATAAACTCTTTACATATATGCCAAAATTAATCGAGTGTGGGAAAATAtcacaatgtttaaaaataatagacgCACTCTCTGAACGTCAAGTTATGAGCAgtgcaaatttaaataacttgaGAGacctaattttattcaaattggcGACAAACTCTAAAGTTAGTCACAACTGGAAGTATTgtcaatatcttaaatgtcCGGAATTAAAagttgatttaattttaaataatttgaattgttGGCCAGCTGAAGGTGCCTTGGAAGTAGTTGACTATTTGCGTTtcctttttgataaaactgCCGTAGAAGAAAACCTATATAAGAGTTGTACGGATTGGTTGATTAAAATACCTCTTTATGAGCAG ATTGCGTCCATCATGGGATGTAATCATTGGTATgcaatttatgaaaaatcCATGGAAAACCCTGAGCAAATTGTCGAAGTACTTATGGATAGTCAACAG TTTAAATTATGTCTAGATTGGGCGGACATACATAACGTTACAGaacatatgaaaaatttaatagttGTGAACTTGTTACGACAGTTATTCGAATACTCAAATCAGGCTACTCCAGCTGGTGTCCAAGATCTACTCGGACGTCTTTCAACATCAGAAGCTTTGGACTTAATATTAGGTGAAATGTCCAAAGTCCGAAATGTAGAAATACTTGAAGTATGTCTCGAATACATAAACAATCATTCAAATTCCTGGCGTTCATTCGAAAACCTGAAAGTTGGCTTGCGAATTATTCTTGAAATGGATCCAAGCCTGAGACATCTTTTCTGGGATTTGATCGAGAAACCTATACTAATGATAGAACAGTTGTTGATGAACGGAAAACTGGAAATTCTCACGGATATtctcaataaaatatcaccAAATTTGAAGAACGATCCTAACGGGGACTATCTTTACTACAATATGAAAACAATTGAAACTGTGATGATATCGCAAAATTCAGTTGATTCTTTGCTGCGATACTATGCGGAAAAAGCGTTGGACATGAAAAACACACGAAACACGTGTCCCTCTCCACCAAAGCCCTGGGACGACGCATTATTACAGTCCATAGATTCAATTAACTTGGAAGGAGTTACGCGACCATTCGTAATGCCTGAACTCGTTCCCGCAAAGGATCAATGGGTTGAGGATTATACCACGGACAGGTGCATGCTGTGTAAAATATCCAACTTTTCCATGATTATTCGCCGGCACCACTGTCGTCGATGCGGGCGTCTCGTATGTCATGCTTGTTCAAGAAATAGAATGCAg GTGCCGACTTACCCCAGTGGCGTTAAATTTCGCGTTTGCGACGACTGTTACATTCAAACAATGAATAAGAAATCAAGCGCAGATCAAGACAATCTAATAACGAGTAGTAACTCGGACTCTGCTGCCAGCGGCATAACTTGCATGGACTGGAGTTTGTCCACGAATGCTAAAAAGAACGACGCAGTTAGAGAGGAATTTAACTATGAATTCACGCCGAATGTTACTCTGTGCTTGTCTATTATGAAAATGCACACTATTAACTTGGATTATCCAAG GTTCTTACTAGACCGTAGCGACGAGTTAGCCCGCGAGCTCGCGAACGGTGGGTGTGGTGACTCGCGCTGGTTGGTGCGTGCGCGTCGCTCATTGTTGCTCGCAGCCGCTGAACTTTATTCTAGGGCGCTTTCAGATAAACC GGGCGGGCGCGTGGCGGAGACGGGCGCGGCGCACGTGTCGCGCTGCCTGTCGCACGCGGAGGCGATGGCGACGCTCGTGCAGCACCAGGCGCACCACCTCGTGCCGCACCACGGCGCGCATCCCA GTCAAATAGTTCGATCTCTTCTCGAAGCTGAGAAATGGGAGCTCGCATTAGAAATAGCCACCAAATCAGGCATACCACGGACCAGCGTACTCGCAGCTTGGGGTAAAGCGTGTCTCAAAGCCGGCTGCTTTAGAGAAGCCCGAAGGAAATTCGGTCTATGTTTTAAAAACGCACCAAATATATACGTGGATATGTCGGAAGAGTTAGAATATGGAAAAGAGGCATCCGAATCTCACTTTATGAATAGAAAAATGAATAGTTTGAGAAGCTCCGAGAGATCTGTTTCAATGTCTAGTATGCAGTCGGAGGGTAGGGTGCGAACAAACCCACCACTTTTGAACGAAATTATAAACATGCTTGAGGAGATGAACTATCCAGTGAATCAACAATTGTTGGATAAAGCTGAAACGATTAAG ACTACCAATGAGAAATTAACATCAATGAACACGAGCAAGAAGAAACTGCCACTAGCCGAACCAGCTTTAAACATAATGCACATGCTGGCcagtgttaaaaaaataaaacagggTGACTATAGTGACTTTCAAACGGCAACCGTCCAGCCGAAAAAGTCTCTGGCCCAAGGTCTTTTACGAAGAAACAATAATCATAACGAGGCAAAAGTTGACTACCAAAATAAACGGCTGGACCCATTCTTTTATAAAGAATGTGTTTATTATCTCAGCAATTATGGCTCTCATGTAGCGAACataatgttttatatgaaACACAGCAGTATGGTAGAAGTTATAAGATACTGTTATGATAATGTGGTCGATCAAGAAACGTTCACAGAATCCGTTTATATGGAATGCATGAAGAAAGATAAAGTTAACGATATGCTAAGGGCGATGATCGAAATGGATAGTACGTTGGAAATGTGGTCG tTCATAGTAAATTATGTGAACAGGTTTACTATAAATCAAGCAGGAGTCAAAAAAGGCACTTATCTTCATACAACTGTACTTTCACCGGATTTagtattaataattgaaatttaa